A DNA window from Paenibacillus sp. HWE-109 contains the following coding sequences:
- the ureG gene encoding urease accessory protein UreG, which produces MCQGQGHHHHPWEKPAVDRSRPMRIGIGGPVGSGKTALVERLARKLNDRYSIAVITNDIYTKEDARILISSEALPEDRIIGVETGGCPHTAIREDASMNFEAIEELEQRFDNLDIIFIESGGDNLAAAFSPELVDRFIYIIDVAQGEKIPRKGGPGIMRSDMLIINKIDLAPYVGASLEVMDSDTKKMRGDRPYIFSNLMGGTGLDDIVAWVETEFSHA; this is translated from the coding sequence ATGTGTCAAGGTCAAGGTCATCATCATCACCCGTGGGAAAAGCCAGCTGTGGACCGGAGTCGTCCGATGCGTATCGGGATCGGCGGTCCCGTAGGTTCCGGCAAAACAGCCCTGGTCGAGCGATTAGCCCGTAAACTGAATGACCGCTACAGCATTGCGGTTATTACGAATGACATTTATACAAAGGAAGATGCCCGTATTTTGATTAGCTCTGAGGCGCTGCCAGAGGATCGCATCATTGGGGTAGAGACCGGAGGTTGTCCGCATACCGCCATTCGTGAGGATGCTTCGATGAATTTCGAAGCGATTGAAGAATTGGAGCAGCGGTTCGACAATCTGGATATTATCTTTATTGAAAGCGGCGGCGATAATTTGGCGGCGGCGTTCAGTCCGGAATTGGTCGACCGATTCATCTATATCATTGATGTGGCGCAAGGCGAGAAAATTCCGCGCAAAGGCGGCCCTGGCATCATGCGATCCGACATGTTGATCATTAACAAAATCGATCTCGCCCCTTACGTGGGTGCCAGCCTGGAAGTGATGGATTCGGACACGAAGAAGATGCGCGGCGACCGTCCGTATATCTTCTCCAACCTGATGGGCGGCACAGGGCTTGATGACATTGTCGCATGGGTGGAAACGGAGTTCAGCCATGCCTAG
- a CDS encoding urease accessory protein UreF, with translation MTATGTTSQQTPPKFHWLAYQQLLDSALPIGGFSHSFGLETLVQQGRLQTVDELEAYIGTMLANNWASSDAMVIKAVYQLMPSESWEQLWEIDHMLHVQRAASETRIGVQKMGRRLLQLARSMYPNLPWQPLDEAVKAGRCSANHPMIHGWVSYQLGVPLDQAVEGYLYSCIMTCINSALRLMSMGQTQGQILLAKLVPLTEQEWRRVAHLDPLDAYTNSPAADLAMMQHETLYSRLFMS, from the coding sequence ATGACGGCAACAGGAACGACTTCACAGCAAACGCCCCCAAAGTTCCACTGGCTCGCTTATCAACAACTGCTTGACTCCGCTCTGCCGATTGGCGGCTTTTCTCACTCCTTTGGTTTGGAAACGTTAGTTCAGCAAGGTCGTCTGCAAACGGTGGATGAGCTTGAAGCTTACATCGGCACGATGCTTGCGAACAACTGGGCTTCCTCAGATGCGATGGTGATCAAAGCGGTGTATCAACTTATGCCGAGCGAGTCATGGGAGCAGCTCTGGGAGATCGACCACATGCTGCACGTGCAGCGTGCTGCAAGCGAAACTAGAATCGGTGTTCAGAAAATGGGGCGCAGACTGCTTCAGCTAGCTAGGTCCATGTATCCGAATCTGCCTTGGCAGCCGCTCGATGAGGCTGTGAAGGCAGGACGTTGCAGTGCCAATCATCCGATGATTCATGGATGGGTCAGCTATCAACTTGGGGTGCCGCTGGATCAAGCGGTGGAAGGATATTTATACAGCTGCATCATGACCTGCATCAACAGCGCGCTGAGGCTCATGTCCATGGGGCAGACGCAAGGGCAGATTCTGCTTGCCAAGCTGGTTCCATTGACGGAGCAGGAGTGGCGGCGTGTGGCTCACCTAGATCCCTTGGATGCGTATACGAACTCGCCGGCCGCTGATTTGGCTATGATGCAGCATGAAACCCTATATTCGCGATTGTTTATGTCTTAG
- a CDS encoding HAD-IA family hydrolase, whose amino-acid sequence MRKAIQDYPMIYLDAGDTLLTIPAAQTILKQYLQLRSVDRDESHINELFTEAFRLFYYVDKQDNFVVCSPESDREFWVQLYKYVLHKLGIHEEWTEEEIFDCCHELYDIFTAPEYYELFDDVKPFLEQLKERGFRIGIISNFAPTLKAILADKGILHYFDPVLVSTEVGLEKPDPAIFKLALERAGVEAKDVLYIGDHETNDVWAPNQAGIDAIRIIRYSYHTGEGIRTLLELFQDQQAIG is encoded by the coding sequence ATGCGCAAAGCAATTCAGGACTACCCTATGATTTATCTGGATGCGGGGGACACGTTGCTCACCATTCCAGCGGCTCAAACGATTTTGAAACAATATCTGCAACTGCGGTCCGTGGATCGCGATGAATCCCATATCAATGAACTTTTCACCGAAGCTTTTCGTCTTTTTTATTACGTAGATAAGCAGGATAATTTCGTTGTTTGCAGTCCGGAATCGGATCGTGAATTCTGGGTTCAGCTATATAAATATGTGCTTCATAAACTAGGGATTCACGAGGAATGGACAGAGGAAGAGATTTTCGATTGCTGTCATGAACTCTATGATATTTTTACAGCACCGGAGTATTATGAACTATTTGACGATGTGAAACCATTCCTGGAACAGCTGAAAGAACGAGGCTTTCGAATCGGAATTATCAGTAATTTCGCGCCTACGCTTAAAGCGATTCTGGCAGATAAGGGGATCCTGCATTACTTTGATCCTGTTCTCGTATCGACTGAGGTGGGACTGGAGAAGCCGGATCCGGCGATCTTCAAGTTGGCTTTGGAGCGGGCCGGCGTAGAGGCTAAGGACGTTCTCTATATCGGTGACCATGAGACGAATGATGTTTGGGCGCCAAATCAGGCAGGGATCGATGCGATTCGCATTATCCGCTACTCCTATCATACCGGGGAAGGTATTCGTACCCTGCTCGAGCTTTTTCAAGATCAACAAGCAATTGGGTAA
- a CDS encoding MFS transporter, protein MRTAIWLYLFMFVAFFDLHAQYPILSPFALSLGAAPSFIGLIMGVYSLTHLPGNLLAGYGVDKYGSKFFIVFSLIVAGIILLFQSNVKDPWHLLYIRSISGFVLAFLSPACLTLLARIAKDRIHQSKLMAGNGLVHTLASVVSPAAGAVLVAKIGFTTAFSVLGWVLIITGILAIFGVNEKQMLGQTANKSVLLDPHGHELPDKDSDVPDDVSMPWLFFLIPMALSCSQGILFFELPLMKSARESILTSGVFFTLISLGALLSISFWFLNKVPPFIRTVCGSLSLAVVFFGLAIQWPIPLTVSLFLIGMAKGVIYPALAALLASITSSNRYGRVFSLLSISYSVGAFIGPMMAGQLRDHISSYFIAFFILMLALSLLPLRSFKAPVTT, encoded by the coding sequence ATGCGAACAGCAATATGGTTGTACTTATTTATGTTTGTGGCGTTTTTTGATTTGCACGCGCAGTACCCGATTCTTTCCCCCTTCGCCTTATCTTTGGGCGCAGCTCCTTCTTTTATCGGGCTTATCATGGGAGTTTACTCCCTCACACACTTACCTGGCAATCTGCTTGCCGGCTACGGCGTGGATAAATACGGCAGTAAATTTTTTATCGTCTTTAGCCTGATTGTAGCAGGGATCATCTTGCTTTTTCAATCCAATGTTAAAGATCCATGGCACTTGCTATACATCCGCTCCATCAGCGGCTTTGTTCTCGCCTTCTTATCGCCAGCCTGCTTAACTCTGCTCGCTCGCATCGCCAAAGACCGCATCCATCAGAGCAAGCTAATGGCAGGCAACGGGCTCGTTCACACTTTGGCATCTGTCGTTTCCCCAGCCGCTGGCGCAGTCCTTGTTGCCAAAATCGGCTTCACAACGGCATTCTCTGTTTTGGGATGGGTCCTTATTATTACAGGGATCTTGGCAATCTTCGGGGTAAATGAGAAACAGATGTTGGGACAAACAGCCAATAAGTCCGTCTTATTGGATCCTCATGGGCATGAGCTGCCGGATAAAGATTCGGATGTGCCAGACGACGTGTCTATGCCTTGGCTATTTTTCCTCATTCCAATGGCTCTTTCCTGTTCGCAAGGCATCCTTTTCTTTGAGCTGCCTTTAATGAAATCCGCCAGAGAATCGATTCTTACTTCCGGGGTATTTTTCACTTTAATCAGCTTGGGCGCATTATTAAGCATCAGCTTCTGGTTCCTTAATAAAGTGCCGCCCTTTATTCGCACCGTGTGCGGCAGCTTATCCCTTGCCGTCGTTTTCTTCGGACTAGCTATTCAATGGCCAATTCCGCTTACCGTCTCTCTCTTCCTGATCGGTATGGCCAAAGGCGTCATTTATCCGGCATTAGCTGCTCTATTAGCCAGCATAACGAGCAGCAACCGCTATGGCCGCGTCTTTTCTTTGCTGTCGATTTCCTATTCTGTCGGCGCTTTTATTGGTCCGATGATGGCTGGGCAGCTCCGCGACCATATATCCTCCTATTTCATCGCTTTCTTTATCTTAATGCTCGCTCTTTCCCTTCTCCCTTTGCGTTCTTTTAAAGCACCCGTAACGACGTAA
- a CDS encoding transglutaminase domain-containing protein has translation MTDTTWFQATSINLISIVIVLLFAGSIIQGFRRGGSGSAKHLISMLVEAGVAVISMFIAWKGVQLLSPLIQTWLKAQNLQIPSADIGILKQTYYTAITSIRDFPLLRFGVLFLLGYMIVKQLLNLLVYPLIGTWLAERYTSQERRKSMLSSVSGGAIGSVAGFARALMLIAVLFIYVTLFPHSSVTTYIESSQMYQKGAKEVIAPFTGDFITEKVPVFTRAVEDEFTNILQRKYEVLDAKIPGNIADAAKEVTASGTTDEEKAKLLYNWVGSRVKYDWDKVKLYEEKRIWKEQTPEDTFNTREGVCIDYSRLYAQMARSIGLDVKVVTGLGYDGQGSYGPHAWNEVYLKETNRWVPLDSTWVASGGNWFNPPNFDQTHVKDA, from the coding sequence ATGACGGATACGACGTGGTTCCAAGCAACTTCAATAAATCTGATATCCATCGTGATTGTACTCCTATTCGCAGGTTCCATCATACAAGGCTTTAGACGGGGTGGATCAGGATCAGCGAAGCATCTGATTTCTATGCTTGTGGAAGCTGGCGTCGCTGTTATCTCCATGTTTATCGCCTGGAAAGGCGTTCAACTGTTGTCTCCCTTGATTCAAACCTGGCTTAAAGCTCAAAACTTACAAATTCCAAGTGCTGATATTGGCATCCTGAAACAGACCTACTATACGGCGATAACGAGTATTCGCGATTTTCCGCTGCTGCGATTTGGCGTGCTGTTCTTGCTTGGTTATATGATCGTCAAGCAATTGCTTAACCTGTTGGTATATCCGTTAATCGGCACTTGGTTGGCTGAACGCTATACGTCTCAGGAACGCAGGAAATCCATGCTCAGCTCCGTTTCGGGCGGAGCGATAGGTTCTGTTGCAGGCTTCGCCAGAGCACTCATGCTTATTGCTGTTCTGTTCATCTATGTGACACTGTTCCCGCATTCCTCGGTTACAACATATATTGAATCTTCCCAGATGTATCAAAAAGGGGCTAAAGAAGTCATCGCTCCCTTTACAGGGGATTTCATAACCGAGAAGGTGCCTGTTTTCACGCGAGCTGTGGAAGATGAATTCACGAATATTTTACAGCGCAAATATGAAGTGCTTGATGCCAAGATTCCGGGCAATATCGCGGATGCCGCCAAGGAAGTAACGGCTAGCGGAACAACGGATGAAGAGAAGGCGAAGCTGCTGTATAACTGGGTAGGCAGCCGCGTTAAATATGATTGGGACAAGGTTAAGCTGTATGAAGAGAAACGAATCTGGAAGGAGCAGACGCCAGAGGATACCTTTAACACACGCGAAGGCGTTTGTATTGATTATTCCCGATTATATGCCCAAATGGCCAGATCGATTGGCCTTGATGTGAAAGTAGTGACGGGCCTGGGCTATGATGGGCAGGGCAGCTACGGACCTCATGCTTGGAATGAAGTTTATTTGAAGGAAACGAATCGTTGGGTACCACTGGATTCCACATGGGTGGCAAGCGGAGGCAATTGGTTCAATCCGCCGAATTTCGATCAAACCCATGTGAAAGACGCCTAG
- a CDS encoding toprim domain-containing protein: MSIAIIVEGKNDKSRLKRVVDDSVLILCTFGTPSSLTLDELRKKAGHKHVYLFTDNDASGKKIRSLLRDTFPDAEQIYTRKGYAGVEGTPEEYIIQQLEKAGLDEYIIYPSTEPAVE; encoded by the coding sequence ATGTCGATCGCTATCATTGTAGAAGGTAAAAACGACAAAAGCCGCTTAAAACGAGTGGTTGATGACAGTGTTCTCATCCTCTGTACATTCGGCACCCCCAGCTCCTTAACGCTGGACGAACTGCGGAAAAAAGCAGGCCACAAGCACGTTTACTTATTCACGGATAATGACGCTTCAGGCAAAAAAATCAGATCCTTGCTGCGTGATACGTTCCCAGACGCTGAACAAATCTATACCCGCAAAGGTTATGCCGGAGTCGAAGGAACGCCAGAGGAATATATCATCCAGCAATTAGAAAAAGCAGGCCTGGACGAGTATATTATATACCCTTCGACAGAACCTGCTGTTGAATAA
- the cyoE gene encoding heme o synthase: protein MENQASYDRITSGSPQGSVGTESIDASNKHSSAEPVTAKEFYRLVKPGIIYSNLMTAFAGYWMAARWDVSWMHLIWTMLGTALVMAGGTVLNNFLDREMDAKMERTKNRALPSGRLSANVVLWYGIILGIIGLSVLYFAAASPLAALIGLLGLFLYVWLYTAWFKRTSVWSTFVGAFSGATPPVIGYCAVTGTVDAGAILLFAFLFLWQPPHFWALGIRRMEEYRAAGFPLLPVVKGSYVTKISMVRYVVLLVPVTVMLTAYGYLGYVFLIGSTVLGLIWVLMCVKGFKEKGEAEVQWAKRTFLFSIMYLTFLSILMVVDTVNIS, encoded by the coding sequence GTGGAAAATCAAGCAAGTTATGACAGAATAACTAGCGGCTCGCCACAAGGATCTGTAGGGACCGAATCCATAGATGCTAGCAATAAACATTCATCTGCAGAGCCTGTAACGGCAAAAGAGTTTTATCGCTTGGTGAAACCAGGTATTATTTATTCGAATCTGATGACAGCATTTGCCGGATACTGGATGGCGGCACGATGGGATGTCAGTTGGATGCATCTGATATGGACAATGCTGGGTACAGCGCTTGTGATGGCAGGCGGCACGGTGTTGAACAATTTCCTGGATCGTGAAATGGATGCGAAGATGGAACGGACCAAGAACAGAGCCTTGCCAAGCGGCAGACTTAGCGCAAATGTCGTTCTGTGGTACGGCATTATTTTGGGGATAATCGGATTGTCTGTTTTGTATTTTGCCGCTGCATCACCGCTGGCAGCGCTTATAGGCTTGCTTGGATTGTTCTTGTATGTGTGGCTCTACACCGCCTGGTTCAAACGAACCTCAGTATGGAGTACATTTGTAGGGGCATTCTCCGGGGCGACGCCTCCGGTAATCGGGTATTGTGCCGTTACCGGCACGGTGGATGCGGGAGCTATTTTATTATTTGCTTTCTTGTTCTTGTGGCAGCCGCCTCATTTCTGGGCGCTGGGCATTCGCCGGATGGAAGAGTACCGCGCAGCTGGTTTTCCACTTTTGCCTGTTGTTAAAGGTTCTTATGTAACCAAAATCAGCATGGTGCGTTATGTCGTACTGCTCGTGCCTGTTACCGTGATGTTAACGGCGTATGGTTATCTAGGCTATGTATTCTTAATTGGATCAACAGTTCTTGGTTTAATCTGGGTGTTGATGTGTGTCAAAGGGTTCAAAGAAAAAGGCGAAGCTGAAGTACAATGGGCTAAGCGTACATTCCTATTTTCAATTATGTATTTAACATTTTTATCGATCCTCATGGTCGTTGATACTGTGAACATAAGCTAG
- a CDS encoding peptidoglycan D,D-transpeptidase FtsI family protein, producing MKSSIMDDPKKKEITKKRHFSFRINIFFFVTFVLFSVLIVRLAILQFVQAKDLKAAENTNTNQTNKIAPIRGNIYDSTKSPLAYTIPVQSLFFRIEPGQQDKEEIINLARRLKTDVFDKYGKKTAVQPTPEEIVLAMDLGYDINQNKVKDPSYYWVPRKIKTDLSKEEIAYLLEHRDEFKWLEVTEESIRTYEMDDDGTTTIAPQLIGYLNKYSTQSAQEMYKDNPESKEYLPAENVGFDGIERMYQDDLRGKNGYKVYPVNAAMKIIGRATVTKPIKGNNLYLSINKDIQKTAEKAIQDQIAFLHTPYARNDAFIKYGANAEAGYAVAMEVDTGRIVTMANFPDYDSNVWTGGISQVNLDKVGSFIANGSITTAYPKYTDKERPKHPSSIVFMGSTIKPLSVLIGLTEKLITPANQYYNDTGTFTFGKTGSTSSISNSGKVAYGNLDAAGSIEHSSNTYMSAKVGIPFYSKYGGENVKVTDKWAEYLAKFGIGVKTGSGLPSENAGSNDFVKNAKKDSYQSAMVYASWGQNEKTTTLQLAQFAATLASRGKKMKPLFVDEIRSFEGDLVRKVEPEVMEDSTALFAKGDWNTIIHGMKSGAEGIEELPYNVARKTGTSTQAVSGGTIDNAVFIAFAPVENPKLAIAVVVPEGGYGRYGASPIAAKIFQAYDAANDGILTKLGGGKKPW from the coding sequence ATGAAGTCATCCATTATGGATGATCCGAAGAAAAAGGAAATCACCAAAAAACGGCACTTTTCGTTTCGGATCAATATTTTTTTCTTTGTAACATTCGTGTTGTTTTCCGTGTTAATCGTGCGTTTAGCCATTTTACAATTCGTGCAAGCCAAAGATCTCAAAGCGGCCGAGAATACGAACACGAATCAGACGAACAAAATTGCGCCTATCCGCGGCAATATTTATGATTCAACCAAGTCCCCGCTCGCTTATACGATCCCTGTGCAGTCTTTATTTTTCAGGATTGAGCCTGGTCAGCAAGATAAGGAAGAAATTATTAACCTTGCACGTCGACTCAAGACGGATGTTTTTGATAAATACGGCAAAAAGACGGCTGTACAGCCAACACCGGAAGAAATTGTGTTAGCCATGGATTTGGGTTATGACATTAATCAAAATAAAGTAAAGGACCCCAGCTATTATTGGGTTCCCCGTAAAATCAAGACGGACCTTTCCAAGGAAGAAATTGCGTATTTATTAGAGCATCGCGATGAATTCAAATGGCTTGAAGTCACAGAAGAAAGTATCCGTACTTACGAAATGGACGATGACGGCACAACGACAATTGCCCCGCAGTTGATCGGATATCTCAATAAATACTCGACACAGTCTGCGCAGGAGATGTACAAGGATAATCCGGAAAGCAAAGAATATTTGCCTGCAGAAAATGTTGGTTTTGACGGCATCGAAAGAATGTACCAAGATGATTTGCGCGGCAAAAACGGGTACAAAGTGTATCCTGTGAACGCGGCTATGAAAATTATCGGCAGAGCGACAGTAACCAAACCGATCAAAGGCAACAATCTGTACCTATCAATCAACAAGGATATTCAGAAAACAGCGGAGAAAGCCATTCAAGATCAAATCGCTTTCCTGCATACGCCTTATGCGCGGAATGATGCTTTTATCAAATACGGGGCAAATGCGGAGGCTGGTTATGCGGTAGCGATGGAAGTCGATACAGGGCGCATCGTGACGATGGCCAACTTCCCCGACTATGATTCGAATGTGTGGACGGGCGGGATTTCCCAGGTCAATTTGGATAAGGTAGGATCTTTCATCGCAAATGGATCGATTACTACAGCCTATCCGAAATATACCGATAAAGAACGGCCGAAGCACCCATCTTCCATCGTGTTCATGGGATCAACCATTAAGCCGTTGTCGGTACTAATCGGTTTAACGGAGAAACTGATTACGCCTGCGAATCAATATTATAACGATACCGGAACATTTACGTTCGGTAAAACGGGATCGACGAGCTCAATCTCAAATTCCGGGAAAGTGGCATACGGCAATCTGGATGCCGCTGGCTCTATCGAGCATTCCTCGAATACGTATATGTCGGCCAAAGTGGGCATTCCCTTCTATTCGAAGTATGGCGGGGAGAACGTCAAAGTCACCGATAAATGGGCGGAATACTTAGCCAAGTTCGGGATTGGCGTTAAAACCGGAAGCGGATTGCCGAGTGAGAACGCAGGCTCTAACGACTTTGTGAAAAATGCCAAAAAAGATAGCTATCAGTCTGCCATGGTTTACGCTTCATGGGGGCAAAACGAGAAGACGACCACACTGCAGCTGGCTCAATTCGCGGCTACATTAGCAAGCAGAGGGAAGAAAATGAAGCCTTTGTTCGTTGATGAAATCCGCAGCTTTGAAGGGGACTTGGTCAGAAAAGTCGAGCCCGAGGTCATGGAAGACTCGACGGCTTTATTCGCCAAAGGCGATTGGAACACGATCATTCACGGGATGAAGAGTGGAGCGGAAGGTATCGAAGAGCTGCCCTACAATGTAGCGCGCAAGACGGGAACGTCGACGCAAGCTGTGTCAGGCGGGACGATCGACAACGCCGTATTCATTGCCTTCGCGCCTGTTGAGAATCCGAAGCTCGCGATTGCTGTCGTCGTACCGGAAGGCGGATACGGACGTTACGGAGCGTCGCCGATTGCTGCGAAGATTTTTCAAGCGTACGATGCCGCGAATGATGGCATCTTGACGAAACTCGGCGGCGGCAAGAAGCCGTGGTAA
- a CDS encoding SCO family protein, whose amino-acid sequence MNTFFEKNWFKLALGVILIAMIASFAYKLWANSNEADPRLTAMKQAPSFQLQDLDGKSVASQDTDGKVRLVYFFYSFCPDVCLPTTFLLTQVQEELKKKGLFGTKAEILSITVDPNRDTPEVLKEFRTKFESKPDPSGWMFLRGEEAKIHKLAEDYGIMVIKEKDGNFSHSNAILLVDPKGKIRNYYDASRPELDADHIVKDVVTLSKGK is encoded by the coding sequence ATGAATACTTTTTTTGAGAAAAATTGGTTCAAATTAGCGCTTGGTGTCATTCTCATTGCGATGATCGCGTCATTCGCCTACAAATTGTGGGCGAACAGCAATGAAGCTGACCCCCGGTTGACGGCAATGAAACAAGCGCCTTCTTTTCAATTGCAGGATCTGGATGGCAAATCGGTAGCTTCCCAGGATACGGACGGCAAGGTTCGTTTGGTTTATTTCTTTTATTCTTTCTGTCCCGATGTTTGCTTGCCTACAACATTCCTTCTCACACAAGTACAGGAAGAACTGAAGAAAAAAGGTTTGTTCGGAACGAAAGCAGAAATTTTATCCATCACGGTGGACCCAAACCGCGATACGCCTGAGGTGCTGAAGGAATTCAGAACCAAATTTGAGTCCAAGCCGGATCCGAGTGGATGGATGTTCCTCCGCGGCGAAGAAGCGAAGATTCACAAGCTTGCTGAAGATTACGGCATTATGGTCATCAAAGAGAAAGACGGCAACTTCTCGCATTCCAACGCCATTTTACTCGTTGATCCCAAAGGGAAAATCCGCAATTATTACGATGCAAGCCGGCCAGAGTTAGACGCTGACCACATTGTCAAAGACGTGGTGACCTTGTCTAAAGGGAAATAA
- a CDS encoding urease accessory protein UreD has protein sequence MPSVTGEIQAEFAVRSGLTQLVHKYHASPLKIAKTFRYENETISQDTPPAEQLGVYMMDCSPGLMSGDHYEITMRLREGARVFLTNQSFTKVHPSAAGSGSTQRQTLYLEADALLEYIPEPLMLYKDANLAAEMEVHLAPGSVLILSDVLCPGRTQRGEIFHYTRYTNRLKVRYANELIYYQNQRIEPAVMPLTAPGCWEHETHLGNLYVYSDRLKHQHLEALLECLETLNGEGSHMRVGASLTYKYGLIVSVLGRHAWEVQIALSQAWHEIRRSLFALTPLMVHK, from the coding sequence ATGCCTAGCGTGACCGGGGAGATTCAAGCGGAATTTGCGGTGCGCAGCGGCTTGACGCAGCTCGTACACAAATATCACGCCTCCCCGCTCAAAATTGCCAAAACGTTTCGATACGAGAACGAAACTATCTCTCAGGACACCCCTCCTGCGGAGCAGCTGGGCGTCTATATGATGGATTGTTCCCCAGGCCTGATGTCTGGGGATCATTACGAAATCACGATGCGCCTGAGGGAAGGTGCCCGTGTTTTTCTCACGAACCAGTCGTTCACGAAGGTTCATCCTTCAGCGGCCGGTAGTGGGAGTACACAGCGGCAAACGCTGTATTTGGAAGCGGACGCGCTGCTGGAGTATATACCGGAGCCGCTGATGCTGTACAAGGATGCCAATTTGGCTGCGGAGATGGAGGTTCATCTTGCTCCGGGTTCTGTGCTTATCTTATCAGATGTCCTCTGTCCTGGACGAACGCAGCGCGGTGAAATTTTTCATTATACCCGATATACGAATCGGTTGAAGGTTCGGTACGCCAACGAACTGATATATTATCAAAATCAGAGAATTGAACCGGCGGTTATGCCATTGACCGCGCCGGGCTGTTGGGAGCACGAAACGCATCTTGGCAATCTGTACGTGTATTCGGACCGTCTCAAGCACCAGCATCTCGAGGCGCTGCTGGAGTGCTTGGAAACGCTGAATGGCGAAGGCAGCCATATGCGTGTCGGAGCCAGTCTGACCTATAAATATGGGCTGATTGTCTCGGTCTTGGGACGGCATGCCTGGGAAGTGCAGATCGCGTTGTCGCAAGCGTGGCACGAGATTCGCCGCAGCTTGTTTGCCTTAACCCCATTAATGGTGCATAAATAA